One window of the Solanum stenotomum isolate F172 chromosome 11, ASM1918654v1, whole genome shotgun sequence genome contains the following:
- the LOC125844557 gene encoding LIM domain-containing protein WLIM1-like gives MTFAGTTQKCNACEKTVYLVDRLAADNRIYHKACFRCYHCKSTLKLSNFNSFEGVIYCRPHFDQLFKRTGSLDKSFEGTPKITKPEKSVDNENGTGTKVSSLFAGTREKCVCCTKTVYPIEKVTVNGAAYHKACFKCTHGGCTISPSNYIAHEGTLYCKHHHIQLFKEKGNYSQLEIDHEIEPALPPQIAMES, from the exons ATGACATTTGCTGGAACAACACAAAAGTGTAATGCTTGTGAGAAGACAGTATATCTAGTGGATCGTCTTGCTGCTGATAATCGCATTTATCACAAAGCTTGTTTCAGGTGCTACCATTGTAAAAGTACTCTCAAG CTCAGCAATTTCAATTCCTTTGAAGGGGTAATATACTGCAGGCCTCATTTTGATCAGCTTTTTAAGAGAACTGGCAGTTTGGACAAGAGTTTTGAAG GAACTCCAAAGATCACAAAGCCAGAAAAATCTGTGGATAACGAG AATGGAACTGGCACCAAAGTCTCAAGTTTATTCGCAGGCACCAGAGAAAAATGTGTGTGCTGCACTAAAACTGTATATCCCATTGAGAAG GTTACTGTGAATGGAGCAGCATACCACAaggcttgcttcaaatgcacaCATGGAGGTTGTACTATAAGTCCATCAAACTACATTGCACATGAAGGAACACTTTATTGCAAGCATCATCACATTCAACTCTTCAAAGAAAAAGGCAATTACAGTCAACTTGAGATTGATCATGAAATAGAACCTGCACTTCCCCCACAAATTGCCATGGAATCGTAA